The following coding sequences lie in one Candidatus Thorarchaeota archaeon genomic window:
- a CDS encoding transposase: MSLRFKRTWKRRFTALHAAVDTDSLMVHAVRVKARPGGDARHLVALMGRVNGSQLETVYGDRAYISRENVQCIHDRGAYPAIEPKTRLRARSRGYRGYKELIREYRRDPLAWKEVHQYGRRSLVETVFGMLKVRFSGSLSSRKHREQRRELLLKVILHNVNRLNFLECARR; this comes from the coding sequence ATGTCTCTGCGATTCAAAAGGACGTGGAAACGACGGTTTACGGCACTCCACGCAGCTGTGGACACCGACTCCCTCATGGTCCATGCAGTCAGAGTCAAGGCTCGACCAGGTGGTGATGCCCGACATCTGGTTGCCCTGATGGGACGGGTCAATGGGTCACAGCTTGAGACTGTCTATGGTGACAGGGCCTATATCTCCCGAGAAAACGTCCAGTGCATCCATGACCGTGGGGCCTATCCTGCTATCGAACCCAAGACACGGTTGAGAGCCAGGTCCCGGGGATATCGGGGGTACAAGGAGTTGATCCGAGAATACAGGAGAGATCCCCTCGCATGGAAGGAGGTCCATCAGTACGGGAGGAGGAGTCTTGTGGAGACCGTGTTTGGTATGCTGAAGGTGCGATTCAGTGGAAGCCTGAGCTCACGAAAGCACCGGGAGCAACGTCGAGAACTGCTCCTCAAAGTAATCCTGCATAATGTGAATCGACTGAATTTTCTGGAGTGTGCCAGAAGATGA